From Carassius gibelio isolate Cgi1373 ecotype wild population from Czech Republic chromosome B23, carGib1.2-hapl.c, whole genome shotgun sequence, the proteins below share one genomic window:
- the krt18a.1 gene encoding keratin, type I cytoskeletal 18, translated as MSLRSSYSVRSSTSQVPVSQMSQMSIKRTTNVPTYRAASIYGGAGGQGTRISSASYSGVRSGVGLPSMSSSIHVSATGATGEIMGNEKMAMQNLNDRLASYLEKVRTLEQANSKLELKIREALEKRGPDVRDYSRFQPIIDDLRNKIFDATGNNARLVLQIDNARLAADDFRVKYESELSIRQGVEADIAGLRKVIDDTNMNRMNLESEIESLKEELIFLKKNHDNEVMELRNQVSQSGVQVDVDAPKGQDLSLIMEEIRSKYEKMALKNQEELKAWHESQISEIQVQVTQNTEALQGARTEVNELRRQIQTLEIELDSQKNLKGSLEATLRDTEMRYNMEIESLNSILMQLEAELTQLRNNIQHQTQEYEALLNIKMKLEAEIATYRRLLDGEDFKLQDALEEQKKVKVMTVTQTLVDGKVVSSSTETKERNL; from the exons ATGAGTTTGAGATCAAGCTACAGCGTGCGTTCCTCCACCTCCCAGGTGCCGGTGTCCCAGATGTCCCAGATGTCCATCAAGCGTACCACCAACGTGCCGACTTACCGGGCTGCGAGCATCTACGGCGGCGCCGGAGGTCAAGGAACCCGAATCTCCTCTGCCTCCTACTCAGGTGTCCGCAGTGGAGTTGGACTTCCCTCAATGTCCAGCTCCATCCATGTGAGTGCCACTGGAGCCACCGGTGAGATCATGGGCAATGAGAAGATGGCCATGCAGAACTTGAACGACCGTCTGGCCTCCTACCTGGAGAAAGTGAGGACCCTGGAGCAGGCCAACAGCAAGCTGGAGCTGAAGATCCGCGAGGCCCTGGAGAAGAGAGGTCCTGATGTGCGTGACTACAGCCGCTTCCAGCCCATCATCGACGATCTGCGCAATAAG ATCTTTGATGCCACTGGAAACAACGCCCGTCTAGTGCTTCAGATTGATAACGCCCGTCTGGCAGCTGATGACTTCAGAGTCAA GTATGAATCCGAGCTGTCCATCCGCCAGGGTGTGGAGGCTGACATTGCCGGCCTTAGAAAGGTCATCGATGACACCAACATGAACCGCATGAACCTCGAGAGCGAGATTGAGTCCCTCAAGGAAGAGCTCATCTTCCTTAAGAAGAACCATGACAAT GAGGTAATGGAGCTTCGCAACCAGGTCTCTCAGTCAGGAGTGCAGGTGGATGTTGATGCTCCTAAAGGACAGGATCTGTCCCTGATCATGGAGGAGATAAGATCCAAGTACGAGAAGATGGCCCTGAAGAACCAGGAGGAGCTGAAGGCCTGGCACGAATCTCAG ATCTCAGAGATTCAGGTTCAAGTCACACAGAACACAGAGGCCCTCCAGGGTGCACGTACAGAAGTCAACGAACTTCGCAGACAAATTCAGACATTGGAGATCGAGCTGGACTCGCAGAAGAACCTG AAAGGATCACTGGAGGCCACTCTGCGGGACACAGAAATGCGCTACAACATGGAGATCGAGAGTCTCAACTCCATCCTCATGCAACTGGAGGCTGAGCTCACACAACTGCGCAACAACATCCAGCATCAGACGCAGGAGTACGAGGCTCTGCTGAACATCAAGATGAAGCTGGAGGCAGAAATTGCCACCTACAGGAGACTTCTGGATGGCGAAGACTTCAA GCTCCAGGATGCTCTTGAAGAGCAAAAGAAGGTAAAAGTGATGACGGTCACGCAGACGCTGGTGGATGGGAAGGTGGTTTCTTCAAGCACAGAAACCAAGGAGAGGAATCTTTGA